In the genome of Pseudomonas putida, one region contains:
- a CDS encoding polyamine ABC transporter substrate-binding protein has product MKKMGKTLLAAALMGAMATAVQADDKTLHVYNWSDYIAPDTIANFEKQTGIKVVYDVFDSNETLEAKLLAGKSGYDVVVPSNNFLAKQIKAGVYQELDRSKLPNWKNLDEDLLKAVGDASDPGNKHAFPYMWGSIGIGYNPEKVKAALGVDKIDSWDAVFKPENIAKLKSCGVSFLDAPTEMIPAALHYLGKPSNSTDKKDLKAAEELFLSIRPSITYFHSSKYISDLANGNICVAVGYSGDLEQSKARAHEAGDKVKLSYVIPKEGAGTFYDMVAIPKDAENVEAAYKFMDFLMQPEVMAGITNAVRFPNGNKAATPLVDKDITSDPSIYPPADVKKKLYAIADPGAKAQREITRSWTKIKSGK; this is encoded by the coding sequence ATGAAGAAAATGGGCAAGACATTGCTGGCCGCGGCCCTGATGGGTGCCATGGCTACCGCTGTTCAGGCTGACGACAAGACGCTGCACGTCTACAACTGGTCCGACTACATCGCGCCGGACACCATCGCCAACTTCGAGAAGCAAACCGGCATCAAGGTCGTCTACGACGTCTTCGACAGCAACGAGACCTTGGAAGCCAAGCTGCTGGCCGGCAAGTCCGGTTACGACGTGGTCGTGCCGTCGAACAACTTCCTGGCCAAGCAGATCAAGGCTGGCGTCTACCAGGAGCTGGACCGCTCCAAGCTGCCGAACTGGAAGAACCTGGACGAAGACCTGCTCAAGGCCGTGGGCGATGCCAGCGACCCGGGCAACAAGCATGCCTTCCCGTACATGTGGGGCTCGATCGGCATCGGCTACAACCCGGAGAAGGTCAAGGCTGCGCTGGGCGTGGACAAGATCGATTCCTGGGACGCCGTGTTCAAGCCTGAGAACATCGCCAAGCTCAAGAGCTGCGGCGTGAGCTTCCTGGACGCGCCGACCGAAATGATCCCGGCGGCACTGCACTACCTGGGCAAACCGTCCAACAGCACCGACAAGAAAGACCTGAAGGCCGCCGAAGAGCTGTTCCTGAGCATTCGTCCTTCGATCACCTACTTCCACTCCTCCAAGTACATCTCTGACTTGGCCAACGGCAACATCTGCGTGGCCGTCGGCTACTCGGGCGACCTGGAGCAGTCCAAGGCCCGTGCCCACGAGGCAGGCGACAAGGTCAAGCTGAGCTACGTCATTCCGAAGGAAGGCGCAGGTACCTTCTACGACATGGTCGCCATTCCGAAGGATGCCGAAAACGTCGAAGCCGCCTACAAGTTCATGGACTTCCTGATGCAACCGGAAGTCATGGCCGGCATCACCAACGCCGTGCGTTTCCCGAACGGCAACAAGGCGGCGACTCCACTGGTCGACAAGGACATCACCAGCGACCCGAGCATCTACCCGCCGGCTGACGTGAAGAAGAAGCTGTACGCGATCGCTGACCCAGGTGCCAAGGCCCAGCGTGAGATCACTCGCAGCTGGACCAAGATCAAGTCGGGCAAGTAA
- a CDS encoding glutamine synthetase family protein, protein MSTNLDQLTDWLKEHKITEVECLISDLTGITRGKISPTNKFIAEKGMRLPESVLLQTVTGDYVDDDIYYQLLDPADIDMICRPDESAVFLVPWAIEPTAQVIHDTYDKKGNPVELSPRNVLKKVLKLYADKGWQPIVAPEMEFYLTKRSEDPDFPLQPPVGRSGRPETGRQSFSIEAANEFDPLFEDVYDWCELQQLDLDTLIHEDGTAQMEINFRHGNALHLADQILVFKRTMREAALKHNVAATFMAKPMTGEPGSAMHLHQSVVDVATGKNIFSNEDGSMSELFLNHIGGLQKFIPEALPLFAPNVNSFRRFLPDTSAPVNVEWGEENRTVGLRVPDAGPQNRRVENRLPGADANPYLAIAASLLCGYIGMVEGIGASAPVQGRGYERRNLRLPLTIEDALERMENCRALEQYLGKKFISGYVATKRAEHENFKRVISSWEREFLLFAV, encoded by the coding sequence ATGAGTACCAACCTCGACCAGCTCACCGATTGGTTGAAAGAGCACAAGATCACCGAAGTGGAATGCCTGATCAGCGACCTGACCGGCATCACCCGCGGCAAGATTTCGCCGACCAACAAATTCATCGCGGAAAAGGGCATGCGCCTGCCCGAGAGCGTCTTGCTGCAGACCGTGACCGGCGATTACGTCGACGACGACATCTATTACCAGCTGCTGGACCCGGCCGACATCGACATGATCTGCCGTCCCGACGAGAGCGCTGTGTTCCTGGTGCCGTGGGCCATCGAGCCTACCGCCCAGGTCATCCACGACACCTACGACAAGAAGGGCAACCCGGTCGAGCTTTCGCCGCGCAATGTGCTCAAGAAGGTCCTCAAGCTGTACGCCGACAAAGGCTGGCAGCCGATCGTGGCACCTGAAATGGAGTTCTACCTGACCAAGCGCAGCGAAGACCCCGACTTCCCGCTGCAGCCGCCGGTGGGCCGCTCCGGCCGTCCGGAGACCGGCCGCCAGTCGTTCTCCATCGAGGCCGCCAACGAGTTCGACCCTTTGTTCGAGGACGTCTACGACTGGTGCGAGCTGCAGCAGCTAGACCTCGACACACTCATCCACGAAGACGGCACGGCGCAGATGGAAATCAACTTCCGTCACGGCAACGCCCTGCACCTGGCCGACCAGATTTTGGTGTTCAAGCGCACCATGCGTGAGGCGGCGCTCAAGCACAACGTGGCGGCGACCTTCATGGCCAAGCCCATGACCGGTGAGCCGGGCAGCGCCATGCACCTGCACCAGAGCGTGGTCGATGTGGCCACCGGCAAGAACATCTTCTCCAACGAGGACGGCAGCATGAGCGAGCTGTTCCTCAACCACATCGGCGGCCTGCAGAAGTTCATCCCTGAGGCGCTGCCGCTGTTCGCTCCCAACGTCAACTCGTTCCGCCGCTTCCTGCCGGACACCTCGGCACCGGTGAACGTCGAATGGGGCGAGGAGAACCGTACCGTCGGGCTGCGCGTGCCCGATGCCGGCCCGCAGAACCGCCGCGTGGAAAACCGTCTGCCCGGTGCCGACGCCAACCCCTACCTGGCCATCGCCGCGAGCCTGCTGTGCGGCTACATCGGCATGGTCGAGGGCATCGGCGCCAGCGCGCCGGTCCAGGGCCGTGGCTACGAGCGGCGCAACCTGCGCCTGCCGCTGACCATCGAGGATGCCTTGGAGCGCATGGAGAACTGCCGCGCACTGGAGCAGTACCTGGGCAAGAAATTCATCAGCGGCTACGTGGCCACCAAACGGGCCGAGCACGAGAACTTCAAACGGGTAATCAGCTCCTGGGAACGCGAGTTCCTGCTGTTTGCCGTCTGA
- a CDS encoding glutamine synthetase family protein → MSVPPRAVQLNEANAFLKEHPEVLYVDLLIADMNGVVRGKRIERTSLHKVYEKGINLPASLFALDINGSTVESTGLGLDIGDADRICYPIPDTLSNEPWQKRPTAQLLMTMHELEGEPFFADPREVLRQVVNKFTEMGLTICAAFELEFYLIDQENVNGRPQPPRSPISGKRPQSTQVYLIDDLDEYADCLQDILEGAKEQGIPADAIVKESAPAQFEVNLHHVADPLKACDYAVLLKRLIKNIAYDHEMDTTFMAKPYPGQAGNGLHVHISVLDKDGNNIFTSEDPEQNAALRHAVGGVLETLPASMAFLCPNVNSYRRFGAQFYVPNAPSWGLDNRTVALRVPTGSPDAVRIEHRVAGADANPYLMMAAVLAGVHHGLTNKVEPGEPIEGNSYEQLEQSLPNNLRDALRELDDSEILNKYIDPKYIDIFVACKESELEEFEHSISDLEYNWYLHTV, encoded by the coding sequence ATGTCGGTACCCCCGCGTGCCGTTCAGCTTAACGAAGCGAACGCGTTCCTTAAGGAACATCCTGAGGTTCTCTACGTTGACCTTCTGATTGCAGATATGAATGGTGTGGTGCGCGGCAAGCGCATCGAACGCACCAGCCTCCACAAGGTTTACGAGAAAGGCATCAACCTGCCCGCCTCCCTCTTCGCCCTGGATATCAACGGTTCCACCGTCGAAAGCACCGGCCTTGGCCTGGACATCGGCGATGCCGACCGCATCTGCTACCCGATCCCTGACACACTCTCCAACGAACCTTGGCAGAAGCGCCCCACCGCCCAGCTGCTGATGACCATGCACGAACTGGAAGGCGAGCCGTTCTTCGCCGACCCGCGCGAGGTCCTGCGCCAGGTCGTGAACAAGTTCACCGAGATGGGCCTGACGATCTGCGCAGCCTTCGAGCTCGAGTTCTATCTGATCGACCAGGAGAACGTGAACGGCCGTCCGCAGCCGCCGCGCTCGCCGATCTCCGGCAAACGTCCACAGTCGACCCAGGTGTACCTGATCGACGACCTGGACGAATACGCCGATTGCCTGCAGGACATCCTCGAAGGCGCCAAGGAGCAAGGCATTCCCGCCGACGCCATCGTCAAGGAAAGCGCCCCGGCCCAGTTCGAAGTCAACCTGCACCACGTCGCCGACCCACTCAAGGCCTGTGACTACGCCGTACTGCTCAAGCGCCTGATCAAGAACATCGCCTACGACCATGAGATGGACACCACCTTCATGGCCAAGCCCTATCCGGGCCAGGCGGGCAATGGCCTGCATGTACACATCTCCGTGCTGGACAAAGATGGCAACAACATCTTCACCAGCGAGGATCCCGAGCAGAACGCCGCGCTACGTCACGCTGTCGGCGGTGTGCTCGAGACCCTGCCCGCGTCCATGGCGTTCCTGTGCCCGAACGTCAACTCGTACCGTCGCTTCGGCGCACAGTTCTATGTGCCGAATGCGCCGAGCTGGGGCCTGGACAACCGTACCGTGGCCCTGCGCGTGCCAACCGGCTCGCCGGACGCCGTGCGTATCGAACACCGCGTAGCCGGTGCCGATGCCAACCCGTACCTGATGATGGCTGCCGTGTTGGCCGGTGTGCACCATGGCCTGACTAACAAGGTCGAGCCGGGCGAACCGATCGAAGGCAACTCGTACGAGCAGTTGGAGCAGAGCCTGCCGAACAACCTGCGCGATGCCCTGCGCGAGCTGGACGACAGTGAAATCCTGAACAAGTACATCGATCCGAAGTACATCGACATTTTCGTCG
- a CDS encoding aspartate aminotransferase family protein: MSVNNPQTREWQTLSGEHHLAPFSDYKQLKEKGPRIITKAQGVHLWDSEGHKILDGMAGLWCVAVGYGREELVQAAEKQMRELPYYNLFFQTAHPPALELAKAITDVAPKGMTHVFFTGSGSEGNDTVLRMVRHYWALKGKPNKQTIIGRINGYHGSTVAGASLGGMSGMHEQGGLPIPGIVHIPQPYWFGEGGDMTPDEFGVWAAEQLEKKILEVGEDNVAAFIAEPIQGAGGVIIPPDTYWPKIKEILAKYDILFVADEVICGFGRTGEWFGSDYYGLEPDLMTIAKGLTSGYIPMGGVIVRDTVAQVLSEGGDFNHGFTYSGHPVAAAVGLENLRILRDEKIVERARTETAPYLQKRLRELQDHPLVGEVRGLGLLGAIELVKDKATRTRHEGKGVGMICRTHCFENGLVMRAVGDTMIIAPPLVISHAEIDELVEKARKCLDLTYEAIK, translated from the coding sequence ATGAGCGTCAACAACCCGCAAACCCGTGAATGGCAAACCCTGAGCGGTGAGCACCACCTGGCACCTTTCAGCGACTACAAGCAGCTGAAGGAAAAAGGGCCGCGCATCATCACCAAGGCCCAGGGCGTGCATTTGTGGGACAGCGAGGGTCACAAGATCCTCGACGGCATGGCGGGCCTGTGGTGCGTGGCCGTCGGCTATGGCCGTGAAGAACTGGTGCAGGCGGCGGAAAAACAGATGCGTGAGCTGCCGTACTACAACCTGTTCTTCCAGACCGCTCACCCGCCAGCCCTGGAGCTGGCCAAGGCGATCACCGATGTGGCGCCCAAGGGCATGACCCATGTGTTCTTCACCGGCTCCGGCTCCGAAGGCAACGACACCGTGCTGCGCATGGTCCGCCACTACTGGGCGCTCAAGGGCAAGCCTAACAAGCAGACCATCATCGGCCGCATCAACGGCTACCACGGCTCCACCGTCGCCGGCGCCAGCCTGGGCGGCATGAGTGGCATGCACGAACAGGGCGGCCTGCCGATCCCGGGCATCGTGCACATCCCGCAGCCGTACTGGTTCGGTGAAGGCGGCGACATGACCCCGGATGAGTTCGGTGTATGGGCCGCCGAGCAGTTGGAAAAGAAAATCCTGGAAGTGGGCGAAGACAACGTCGCGGCGTTCATCGCCGAGCCGATCCAGGGTGCGGGCGGGGTAATCATCCCGCCGGACACCTACTGGCCGAAGATCAAGGAGATCCTCGCCAAGTACGACATTCTGTTCGTCGCCGACGAGGTGATCTGTGGCTTTGGCCGTACCGGCGAGTGGTTCGGATCGGACTACTACGGTCTGGAACCTGACTTGATGACAATCGCCAAGGGCCTGACCTCCGGTTACATCCCCATGGGTGGTGTGATCGTGCGTGACACCGTGGCCCAGGTACTGAGCGAAGGCGGCGACTTCAACCACGGCTTCACCTATTCCGGCCACCCGGTGGCTGCCGCCGTGGGCCTGGAAAACCTGCGCATCCTGCGCGACGAGAAGATCGTCGAGCGGGCCAGGACCGAAACGGCACCTTATTTGCAAAAGCGTTTGCGTGAGCTGCAAGACCACCCGCTGGTGGGCGAGGTGCGCGGCCTGGGCCTGCTCGGTGCGATCGAGCTGGTCAAGGACAAGGCGACCCGCACCCGTCACGAGGGCAAGGGCGTCGGCATGATCTGTCGTACGCACTGCTTCGAAAACGGACTGGTGATGCGTGCGGTGGGCGACACCATGATCATCGCGCCGCCCCTGGTGATCAGCCACGCGGAGATCGACGAGTTGGTTGAAAAGGCGCGCAAGTGCCTGGATTTGACGTACGAAGCGATCAAGTGA